One genomic region from Phocoena sinus isolate mPhoSin1 chromosome 3, mPhoSin1.pri, whole genome shotgun sequence encodes:
- the SEPTIN8 gene encoding septin-8 isoform X3: protein MAATDLERFSNAEPEPRSLSLGGHVGFDSLPDQLVSKSVTQGFSFNILCVGETGIGKSTLMNTLFNTTFETEEASHHEECVRLRPQTYDLQESNVQLKLTIVDAVGFGDQINKDESYRPIVDYIDAQFENYLQEELKIRRSLFDYHDTRIHVCLYFITPTGHSLKSLDLVTMKKLDSKVNIIPIIAKADTISKSELHKFKIKIMGELVSNGVQIYQFPTDDEAVAEINAVMNAHLPFAVVGSTEEVKVGNKLVRARQYPWGVVQVENENHCDFVKLREMLIRVNMEDLREQTHSRHYELYRRCKLEEMGFQDSDGDSQPFSLQETYEAKRKEFLSELQRKEEEMRQMFVNKVKETELELKEKERELHEKFEHLKRVHQEEKRKVEEKRRELEEETNAFNRRKAAVEALQSQALHATSQQPLRKDKDKKN, encoded by the exons AATGCAGAGCCAGAGCCCCGGAGCCTCTCCCTGGGTGGCCATGTGGGTTTCGACAGCCTCCCCGACCAGCTGGTCAGCAAGTCGGTCACTCAGGGCTTCAGCTTCAACATCCTCTGTGTGG GGGAGACTGGCATTGGCAAGTCCACACTGATGAACACGCTCTTCAACACGACCTTTGAGACCGAGGAAGCCAGTCACCATGAGGAGTGTGTGCGCCTGCGGCCCCAGACCTACGACCTCCAAGAGAGCAACGTGCAGCTCAAGCTGACCATCGTGGATGCCGTGGGCTTCGGGGATCAGATCAATAAGGATGAGAG TTACAGGCCCATAGTCGACTACATCGATGCGCAGTTTGAAAACTACCTGCAGGAGGAGCTGAAGATCCGCCGTTCGCTCTTCGACTACCATGACACGAGGATCCACGTCTGCCTCTACTTCATCACGCCCACGGGGCACTCCCTCAAGTCCCTGGATCTGGTGACCATGAAGAAACTAGACAGCAAG GTGAACATTATTCCCATCATCGCCAAAGCGGACACCATTTCCAAGAGTGAGCTCCACAAGTTCAAGATCAAGATCATGGGTGAGCTGGTCAGCAATGGGGTCCAGATCTACCAGTTTCCCACGGATGATGAAGCTGTTGCAGAGATTAATGCGGTCATGAAT GCACACCTGCCCTTTGCCGTGGTGGGCAGCACCGAGGAGGTGAAGGTGGGGAACAAGCTGGTACGAGCACGGCAGTACCCTTGGGGCGTGGTGCAGG TGGAGAACGAAAATCACTGCGACTTCGTGAAGCTCCGGGAAATGTTGATCCGGGTGAACATGGAGGACCTCCGCGAGCAGACCCACAGTCGGCACTACGAGCTCTACCGGCGCTGCAAGTTGGAGGAGATGGGCTTCCAGGACAGCGATGGTGACAGCCAGCCTTTCAG CCTACAGGAGACATACGAGGCCAAGAGGAAAGAATTCCTGAGTGAgctgcagaggaaggaggaggagatgagGCAGATGTTCGTCAACAAAGTGAAGGAGACGGAGCTGGAgttgaaggagaaggagagagag CTCCATGAGAAGTTTGAACACCTCAAGCGGGTCCACCAGGAAGAGAAGCGCAAGGTGGAGGAGAAGCGCCGGGAACTGGAGGAGGAGACCAACGCCTTCAACCGCAGGAAGGCAGCGGTGGAGGCCCTGCAGTCTCAGGCCCTGCACGCCACCTCGCAGCAGCCTCTGAGGAAGGACAAGGACAAGAAGAA ttaa
- the SEPTIN8 gene encoding septin-8 isoform X4, translating into MNTLFNTTFETEEASHHEECVRLRPQTYDLQESNVQLKLTIVDAVGFGDQINKDESYRPIVDYIDAQFENYLQEELKIRRSLFDYHDTRIHVCLYFITPTGHSLKSLDLVTMKKLDSKVNIIPIIAKADTISKSELHKFKIKIMGELVSNGVQIYQFPTDDEAVAEINAVMNAHLPFAVVGSTEEVKVGNKLVRARQYPWGVVQVENENHCDFVKLREMLIRVNMEDLREQTHSRHYELYRRCKLEEMGFQDSDGDSQPFSLQETYEAKRKEFLSELQRKEEEMRQMFVNKVKETELELKEKERELHEKFEHLKRVHQEEKRKVEEKRRELEEETNAFNRRKAAVEALQSQALHATSQQPLRKDKDKKN; encoded by the exons ATGAACACGCTCTTCAACACGACCTTTGAGACCGAGGAAGCCAGTCACCATGAGGAGTGTGTGCGCCTGCGGCCCCAGACCTACGACCTCCAAGAGAGCAACGTGCAGCTCAAGCTGACCATCGTGGATGCCGTGGGCTTCGGGGATCAGATCAATAAGGATGAGAG TTACAGGCCCATAGTCGACTACATCGATGCGCAGTTTGAAAACTACCTGCAGGAGGAGCTGAAGATCCGCCGTTCGCTCTTCGACTACCATGACACGAGGATCCACGTCTGCCTCTACTTCATCACGCCCACGGGGCACTCCCTCAAGTCCCTGGATCTGGTGACCATGAAGAAACTAGACAGCAAG GTGAACATTATTCCCATCATCGCCAAAGCGGACACCATTTCCAAGAGTGAGCTCCACAAGTTCAAGATCAAGATCATGGGTGAGCTGGTCAGCAATGGGGTCCAGATCTACCAGTTTCCCACGGATGATGAAGCTGTTGCAGAGATTAATGCGGTCATGAAT GCACACCTGCCCTTTGCCGTGGTGGGCAGCACCGAGGAGGTGAAGGTGGGGAACAAGCTGGTACGAGCACGGCAGTACCCTTGGGGCGTGGTGCAGG TGGAGAACGAAAATCACTGCGACTTCGTGAAGCTCCGGGAAATGTTGATCCGGGTGAACATGGAGGACCTCCGCGAGCAGACCCACAGTCGGCACTACGAGCTCTACCGGCGCTGCAAGTTGGAGGAGATGGGCTTCCAGGACAGCGATGGTGACAGCCAGCCTTTCAG CCTACAGGAGACATACGAGGCCAAGAGGAAAGAATTCCTGAGTGAgctgcagaggaaggaggaggagatgagGCAGATGTTCGTCAACAAAGTGAAGGAGACGGAGCTGGAgttgaaggagaaggagagagag CTCCATGAGAAGTTTGAACACCTCAAGCGGGTCCACCAGGAAGAGAAGCGCAAGGTGGAGGAGAAGCGCCGGGAACTGGAGGAGGAGACCAACGCCTTCAACCGCAGGAAGGCAGCGGTGGAGGCCCTGCAGTCTCAGGCCCTGCACGCCACCTCGCAGCAGCCTCTGAGGAAGGACAAGGACAAGAAGAA ttaa